The segment TCTTACATGTTTATTCAAACTCTGTGCAAACCTCTCATTGTTTGTTTAATGGGTGAAACTACTCGTTTTTAATGCATGGCTATTACTTTTCTCTTGACCTGGAACCCTACAGAAGAATAGAAGTGAAATGTGAAGaaccattcataaattttctagaGAACAGATATTAACATTTAAAATCCCAAAGAGATGGAATGATGTTTGTGTTGTTGGGAAACGAAAGGAatgcacaaatttttttttttttctttgggtgCATCTTTTTGTCAAGGCATTGTCTTAATGGCCCAGGGGGGTGGGAGACTGTTTCCTTGATGTTTTGGGTCTATCTTGAATCATTGTGCTTatctctcttgaaaaattattattttgatatttgatGTCAGTATCATATTAATAAGTCCTTGCCAGAGTGCAACAATATCATAAATATTCATTATAAGTTTGTTGAATCCATGTCTTGAAATTTTGTTGGTGCTGGGTTGCTTTTCCAAAGTCTTGAGGTATGATACTCAGACAATTATATCTATACCATTGGTGCATGCTTGCTATTACATACTGGCCTCTTATGCTTTGGTTGTCAATATCAGTTGGTTTTTTATGTTCTGGTATTCTTTTCAGTGTAATAATGCTATGCATGATTTTCAGAACCATCCTGAATCGGGCGGTTCGGGGCATGCCGAACTGGACGACGGAAAATTGGGATGATTCCGGTAGTGAAAACGGCACACGCCGATGccggggaagaaagagagaaaaaaaaggaagagagagagaggaagagagggataaCCGTCGGAGGCCGTGGTGGCCCTCTATGGCCGTCGAAGGCCCGTGGAAGCTTGGTTCGCCAATAGGACTGCCGCAACGAGTGAGAAAGAGACAGAGGGGAGGCCGGAGATAGGAGGATGGGACAGTGGAGGGGCCGTCGGAGTCGGATGGCCGCTGTGGCCACCGGATGGCGGAAGTGGCGTGGCGGAGTTGCGGCCGCAGAACAGGGGAGACGCCTTTGTTCAcgttttttaaaaagaaagacaAATGGTGAAGTTGGCACTTGATTTGTCGGCTTcactttttgagaattttttttaaaaagtttaaaaatagtGAAGCCGGCTTTGCTCGCTtcactatttcaatttttttttaaaaaaaacccaGAAGCAGCTTCACTGTTATCGGGCTTTTTTAAAAAGGCCCGTGAAACAGGGGCGATCACCTCTATTTCACGTTGTGGAGCTGCAGGTGGCATTTACGCTGTCCGATGGCCACAATGGCTAGTCAGAGGCCCTCCGTCGCCCTTTCGGTGAcccccttctctttctcttcttctctttttcctctttttctttttttctcctctctggTTCGTCCCTTCATCCTTTGTCGGTTCATACCGGTCTAATCCAGTATGGAACCGTATCGGACTGTGCCACCGGCCAATCAAAATGGCCATCGGTACCGGAACTGAGAACCTTGGCACTATGTATTCCATTTATGCAGTTGTACTGTTGTTGTTTTTGATATCTTTGACAAACTTGTTCATATGGATTTTAATGGAGAATCATTATTTATAGACTTCAATATGGAGTCTGCAGCTCAAGATTCTCAATCCCGTACATTTTCGATCAAACTATGGCCACCTAGTGAAAGTACAAGATTGATGCTTGTGGAGCGGATGACTAAGAACCTTTCCACGGAATCTATATTTTCCAGATGTTATGGACTTTTGGGCAAAGAAGAGGCCAGCGAGCATGCTAAACGGATAGAGGATGCATGTTTTGCTGCTACTAATGAACATTTTGATAAAGAGCCTGATGGGGATGGAAGTTCTGCAGTTCACCTATATGCCAGTAAAACTAGTAAGCTCATGCTGGAAGTTCTCAAAAAAGGCCCAAGACCAAAAGAGGATGGAGAAGTGGCTGTGGTTAGTACGTCTCCTACAATTGGCAAAACTGTTTTTCATATCTCTGATGGTCGTCAGGCTTTTATTGATGCTGAGGAAGCCAGGGAACTTCTAAGTCCTCTGACAGAGCAAGGGAATTTGTATACAAAGACTTGCTTCAGCAATAGAAGCTTTGGCATTGATGCAGCTCATGTTGCAGAGCCTATCCTCACATCCCTCAAAGAGCAGCTGAAAGAAGTAGACCTTTCAGATATAGTTGCAGGAAGGCCAGAGGATGAAGCTCTTGAGGTTATGAGGATATTCTCATCAGCCTTGGAAGGTTGTGTGCTAAGATATCTGAACCTTTCTGACAATGCCTTGGGTGAGAAGGGTGTCAGGGCATTTGGGGCACTTCTAAAATCCCAGAACAGCTTGGAGGAGCTTTACTTAATGAATGATGGGATATCTGAGGAAGCTGCAAAGGCCCTGAGTGAGCTTGTTCCATCAACTGAAAATGCTAAGATCCTGCATTTCCATAACAATATGTCTGGAGATGAAGGTGCAGCTG is part of the Elaeis guineensis isolate ETL-2024a chromosome 15, EG11, whole genome shotgun sequence genome and harbors:
- the LOC105058627 gene encoding LOW QUALITY PROTEIN: RAN GTPase-activating protein 1 (The sequence of the model RefSeq protein was modified relative to this genomic sequence to represent the inferred CDS: inserted 1 base in 1 codon), whose amino-acid sequence is MESAAQDSQSRTFSIKLWPPSESTRLMLVERMTKNLSTESIFSRCYGLLGKEEASEHAKRIEDACFAATNEHFDKEPDGDGSSAVHLYASKTSKLMLEVLKKGPRPKEDGEVAVVSTSPTIGKTVFHISDGRQAFIDAEEARELLSPLTEQGNLYTKTCFSNRSFGIDAAHVAEPILTSLKEQLKEVDLSDIVAGRPEDEALEVMRIFSSALEGCVLRYLNLSDNALGEKGVRAFGALLKSQNSLEELYLMNDGISEEAAKALSELVPSTENAKILHFHNNMSGDEGAAAISQILKQSPALEDFRCSSTRVGSEGGIALSEXLETCTHLKKLDLRDNLFGVDAGMALSKTLGKLVGLTEVYLSYLNLEDEGAIAIANALKQSVHSLDVLEIAGNEITAEAAPALAECVGSKQFLRKLNLSENELKDEGAVLIGKALEGHSQLKELDLSTNMIRRVGARCLAQVVSNKTDFVLLNINGNAISEEGIDEVKEILKAGKNSVGVLGPLDENDPEGEGEEEVEEAGEQGVSGDGGELESKLQQLKVDQE